DNA from Vicinamibacteria bacterium:
CGTGGATCTCGCCGACGATCTCCTCGAGGATGTCTTCCACGGTCACGAGACCCGACACGCCCCCGTACTCGTCCACCACCATCGCCAGGGTCTGTTTGTCTTTCTGGAACTCGCTCAGCAGCTCACGCACTTTCTTGGTCTCGGGCACGAAGCTTACTTCCCGCACCAGCGGCTCCAGGGGCGACTGGGGATCGGTATCGGGAGCCGCCACGAGATCGATGGCGTAAACGAGACCCTCGACGTGATCGAGATCGTCGCCGAACACCGGCACGCGGGAATACTTTTCCTCGGCAAAGAGGGCGCGGAGCTCGCCCAGGGTCGCGTCTTTGCGTATGGCGACGATCTCCGGCCGGGGCGTCATCACCTCGCGGACGACCTTGTCTCCGAGGCGAACGATCGACTGGACCATACGCCCCTCGTCCCCTTCGAGGATGCCTTCGTCTTCACCCGCCTCGATGTAGGCCTGAACGTCCTCATGGGTGACCACCTCCTCGTCATTGACCCTCACGAAGACGCTCACGAGACCGGAGAGCGGCCGGCTTATCGGCGTCAATAGCTTCGAATAAACGCGAAAGGCGGGCAAGAGAACCAGGAGCACTTTTTCGGGGTTCTTCCTGGCCACGATCAGGGGAACGGCTTCGCGAAAGACGAGAAAGACGACGAGCATGGTGACGAACGCCGCGAGCAGCGGCTGGGGAGCGCTCGAGAACAGATAGAGCATGGTGACCAGGACGGTAATGGCGATGAAAGATCCCTGGAGGCCAATTCGCAGAGGGAGCAGAAGACTCA
Protein-coding regions in this window:
- a CDS encoding hemolysin family protein, translated to MISTTLALTAVALLLALATFLALIDVAFDYFNKISLRTYREEHSWKTDFLTHSLEDPMSLLLPLRIGLQGSFIAITVLVTMLYLFSSAPQPLLAAFVTMLVVFLVFREAVPLIVARKNPEKVLLVLLPAFRVYSKLLTPISRPLSGLVSVFVRVNDEEVVTHEDVQAYIEAGEDEGILEGDEGRMVQSIVRLGDKVVREVMTPRPEIVAIRKDATLGELRALFAEEKYSRVPVFGDDLDHVEGLVYAIDLVAAPDTDPQSPLEPLVREVSFVPETKKVRELLSEFQKDKQTLAMVVDEYGGVSGLVTVEDILEEIVGEIHDEFDEVDQEIVKEKEGVFLVSGRADIDDVREELQLVVNGSGFETVSGFVLDALGRIPRPGEVIERDNVRIEVVDADEQRIHRVRFRMQPPGPAA